The proteins below come from a single Gordonia pseudamarae genomic window:
- the bioD gene encoding dethiobiotin synthase: MSGRILAVTGTSTDVGKTIATAALAAAFADGSVAVCKPVQTGMRPGEPGDLAVIDHLAGPVATAECARYPEPLAPETAARRAGAEPVDLPTIIRTVFGLSAAHDLTLVEGAGGILVRLAENLTLLDVAGAVDAEVIVVVHPGLGALNHAELTVSAIRACGLTVAGLIIGSWSAEPDLAMICNRDDLPRLTGVPVIAVIPGGAGALNPADFRHAAPTWFDPRWLDRHTAFPTSTDHPMTGVLS, from the coding sequence GTGAGCGGGCGGATCCTGGCCGTCACCGGAACCTCCACCGACGTCGGCAAGACCATTGCGACCGCGGCACTGGCAGCGGCCTTCGCGGATGGTTCGGTAGCGGTCTGCAAACCGGTCCAGACCGGGATGCGGCCCGGCGAACCGGGCGACCTCGCCGTGATCGACCACCTTGCGGGGCCGGTGGCGACGGCTGAATGCGCCCGCTACCCGGAGCCGCTCGCGCCCGAGACCGCGGCGCGGCGTGCCGGAGCAGAACCGGTGGACCTGCCCACGATCATCCGTACCGTCTTCGGGCTGTCCGCCGCGCACGACCTGACCCTCGTCGAAGGCGCGGGCGGGATCCTGGTGCGGCTCGCCGAGAACCTGACGCTGCTCGATGTCGCCGGCGCAGTCGACGCCGAGGTGATCGTGGTGGTCCATCCGGGTCTCGGCGCGCTCAATCACGCCGAACTGACCGTCAGCGCGATCCGCGCCTGCGGACTCACCGTCGCCGGACTCATCATCGGTTCGTGGTCGGCCGAACCCGACCTGGCCATGATCTGCAACCGTGACGACCTGCCCCGGCTCACCGGTGTGCCGGTGATCGCGGTCATCCCCGGCGGTGCCGGCGCGCTGAACCCCGCAGACTTCCGGCACGCCGCACCCACCTGGTTCGATCCCCGCTGGCTCGACCGGCACACAGCTTTCCCCACATCAACAGACCACCCC